Proteins encoded within one genomic window of Scheffersomyces stipitis CBS 6054 chromosome 3, complete sequence:
- a CDS encoding predicted protein (go_component nucleus~go_function DNA binding~go_process nucleosome assembly), translating to MSGPIKSKNGDISKAPTPQNTPASVTNSYLRSQPPTVSTIEETNEENVGQQLANNPALLSMIQGKLGDLVGAQSGYIDSLPKSVKKRVWGLKAIQQQQMKLEAEFQKELLSLEKKYFKKYEPLYARRKKIINGAEEPTTEEIEEGEALEENDDEDTEEAKIQELKDSKAEEDDEEEEDDEEAAAGIPGFWLTSLENLSTVSETITDRDSEVLEHLIDIRMEYLETPGFELIFEFEENEFFSNQILTKTYHYQAELGYSGDFVYDHADGCEINWKSKENNVTINIERRKQRNKNTKQTRTIEKLTPTESFFNFFDPPKPPKRDEEDDEEEKDDEDEEDEEDEDLDARLELDYQLGEEIKDRLIPRAIDWFTGDAVEYNFPEDFDGQEGEELDSEEDEDDEDDSEDEGKPKENPPECNQQ from the coding sequence ATGTCTGGTCCTATTAAGAGCAAGAACGGTGACATTTCCAAGGCGCCAACACCGCAAAACACCCCTGCTTCGGTTACTAATTCCTATTTGAGATCGCAGCCTCCTACCGTTTCCACgattgaagaaaccaaCGAGGAAAATGTTGGTCAGCAACTCGCTAACAATCCGGCACTTTTGCTGATGATCCAAGGCAAATTGGGGGATCTTGTCGGAGCACAGAGCGGATATATTGACTCTTTGCCAAAGTCTGTCAAAAAGAGAGTCTGGGGTTTGAAGGCgatccaacaacagcagatgaAGTTAGAGGCTGAATTCCAGAAGGAGCTCTTGagtttggagaagaaatacTTTAAGAAGTATGAGCCTTTGTAtgcaagaagaaaaaagatCATCAATGGCGCTGAAGAGCCCACTACTGAGgagattgaagaaggtgaagcATTGGAGGAAaatgacgacgaagataccgaagaagcaaagatccaggaattgaaggatTCCAaggcagaagaagacgatgaagaagaagaagatgacgaagaagctgctgctggtattCCCGGCTTCTGGTTGACATCGTTGGAGAACTTATCAACTGTATCTGAGACCATCACAGACAGAGATTCGGAAGTGTTGGAACACTTGATAGACATCAGAATGGAGTACTTGGAAACCCCAGGCTTCGAATTGATCTTTGAGTTCGAAGAGAATGAATTCTTCTCTAACCAGATCTTGACGAAAACTTACCATTACCAGGCCGAACTCGGTTACTCTGGAGACTTTGTCTACGATCATGCAGATGGCTGTGAAATTAACTGGAAGCTGAAGGAGAACAATGTTACTATCAATatcgaaagaagaaagcagagaaacaagaacaCCAAGCAGACCAGAACCATCGAGAAGTTGACTCCTACAGaatccttcttcaacttctttgatcCACCTAAGCCTCCTAAGAgggatgaagaagatgatgaagaagagaaggacgatgaagacgaagaagacgaggaaGACGAGGACTTGGATGCCCGTTTGGAATTGGACTACCAGTTGGGTGAAGAAATTAAGGACCGTTTAATCCCCAGAGCCATTGACTGGTTCACTGGAGATGCTGTTGAGTACAACTTTCCAGAAGACTTTGACGgacaagaaggagaagagttggacagtgaagaagacgaagatgacgaggACGACAGCGAGGACGAGGGCAAACCAAAGGAAAACCCTCCAGAATGCAACCAACAGTAA
- a CDS encoding predicted protein, translating into MSSDAPKLFHSKLAAHISSYTPVAQILSYLATISIVSYAYKAYVVPAIDVVNTKVLSQAPVSPYLSAVDAKADSLLSTYFDGYIIGLPLKTVSYVDSTYVKPTNDYLIAAHNKYFPETAYSAKASSGSVETFAAVINSIFTSLKTKVSSKSSEISTSLISTYNAELSTTKEGSLIAKNLEASYNTATKTIKTLNDDYIQPLKIQTQGYVAEVTSSTRSKADSLISEAKSTINPALQTISEKTTLLNGSAPVVSASA; encoded by the coding sequence ATGTCCTCCGACGCTCCAAAGTTGTTCCACTCCAAGCTAGCTGCTCACATCTCCTCATACACTCCTGTGGCTCAGATTCTCTCGTACTTGGCTACCATCTCGATTGTATCATACGCTTACAAGGCCTACGTGGTTCCAGCCATTGACGTGGTCAACACGAAGGTCCTCTCGCAGGCTCCCGTGTCTCCTTACCTCTCGGCCGTTGACGCCAAAGCCGACAGTTTGTTGTCTACCTACTTCGACGGCTACATTATTGGCCTCCCCCTTAAGACCGTATCCTACGTTGACAGCACGTACGTCAAGCCTACAAACGACTACTTGATTGCTGCTCACAACAAGTATTTTCCTGAAACGGCCTATTCTGCTAAGGCCAGTTCGGGTTCCGTGGAGACGTTCGCGGCTGTCATCAACAGTATTTTCACCTCGTTGAAGACCAAggtttcttccaagtcgtcCGAGATCTCGACGTCGTTGATTTCTACCTACAATGCCGAATTGAGCACTACCAAGGAAGGCTCCTTGATCGCTAAGAACTTGGAAGCCTCGTACAACACCGCTACTAAAACCATTAAAACCTTGAACGACGACTATATCCAGCCTTTGAAGATCCAGACCCAGGGCTACGTCGCCGAagtgacttcttctaccaGAAGCAAGGCCgattctttgatttctgaGGCTAAGTCCACTATCAACCCAGCCTTGCAAACCATCAGCGAAAAGACTACCTTGTTGAACGGCTCGGCTCCAGTTGTCTCTGCCTCCGCCTAG
- the CDA2 gene encoding Chitin deacetylase 2 precursor (chitin deacetylase Required for proper formation of the ascospore wall~go_function hydrolase activity, acting on carbon-nitrogen (but not peptide) bonds~go_process carbohydrate metabolism): LPFPQWLTDFTGLKEWPGLDPPYIPLDFVDFSKVPNHIRQHAQGQCEDPVLRDLSSCSFDCFNCVASDDAYTCPKLSQTFDDGPTPATLKLIDNLRQPSTFFTLGVQIIRFPEVYRQSVAKGHIMGSHTWSHKFLPSLTNEQIVAQLEWSIWAMNATSGHLPKWFRPPYGGIDNRVRQIVRQFGMQSVLWDFDTFDWKMLDSSQSRKEQDIYTDLKKFQFTNGGKGLMLEHDAIMRTVNVGIEINQRLLGDQLTVPQCVGGIDYIKRFA, from the coding sequence CTTCCGTTTCCGCAATGGTTGACTGACTTCACGGGTCTCAAAGAATGGCCAGGTCTAGACCCACCATATATACCATTGGATTTTGTCGACTTCTCCAAAGTACCCAACCACATTAGACAGCATGCTCAGGGTCAATGCGAGGATCCAGTGCTTCGAGATTTGTCCAGTTGTTCGTTTGATTGTTTCAATTGCGTCGCTTCCGATGACGCATATACTTGTCCCAAATTGTCTCAGACTTTTGACGACGGCCCAACACCTGCCACTTTAAAACTTATTGACAACCTCAGACAACCCTCTACTTTTTTCACCTTGGGCGTTCAAATCATTCGCTTTCCAGAAGTCTATCGCCAGTCTGTAGCTAAGGGACACATTATGGGCTCGCACACATGGTCACATAAGTTCCTACCTTCTCTAACTAACGAACAAATAGTCGCTCAGTTGGAATGGTCAATTTGGGCTATGAACGCTACCTCGGGCCATCTTCCCAAGTGGTTCCGTCCGCCTTACGGAGGTATCGACAATCGTGTCAGACAGATAGTGCGCCAGTTTGGAATGCAGAGTGTGTTATGGGACTTTGATACCTTCGACTGGAAAATGCTAGATTCGTCACAAAGCCGCAAGGAACAAGATATTTACACGGATCTAAAGAAGTTCCAGTTCACCAACGGTGGCAAGGGACTTATGCTAGAGCATGACGCTATCATGAGAACTGTCAATGTCGGAATTGAGATCAACCAACGTCTATTGGGGGATCAATTGACTGTTCCTCAATGTGTGGGGGGCATTGATTATATCAAAAGATTTGCATAG